A single region of the Ancylobacter novellus DSM 506 genome encodes:
- a CDS encoding carbonic anhydrase, translating into MPNAILASRRGVFAALACGCAAAAGLGRGSAFAASPAASTSVSADEALSRLKSGNAAFVGGESCTPAGGHGHIAPLAAGQAPFAVVVGCSDSRTPPEHLFDGKLGELFIVRVAGNTVDHTALGSIEYGVAVLGAPLVLVLGHSGCGAVEAATKVVTKGATYPGSIGQMVEPIVPAVRKAQGMKGDLMANAVRTNVELVLEQIAAASPLVAQARDAGKVRLAGAVYDLASGKVAFLD; encoded by the coding sequence ATGCCGAATGCCATCCTTGCCTCGCGTCGCGGCGTGTTCGCCGCGCTTGCCTGCGGTTGCGCCGCCGCTGCCGGTCTTGGCCGCGGCTCGGCTTTCGCCGCCTCGCCGGCGGCGTCGACCTCGGTCTCGGCGGACGAGGCGCTGAGCCGGCTGAAGAGCGGCAATGCCGCCTTCGTCGGCGGCGAAAGCTGCACGCCGGCCGGCGGCCATGGCCATATCGCGCCGCTTGCCGCAGGGCAGGCGCCGTTCGCCGTGGTGGTGGGGTGCTCGGATTCCCGCACGCCGCCCGAGCACCTGTTCGATGGTAAGCTCGGCGAGCTGTTCATCGTGCGCGTCGCCGGCAACACGGTCGACCACACCGCGCTCGGCTCGATCGAGTACGGCGTGGCGGTGCTCGGCGCGCCGCTGGTGCTGGTGCTCGGCCATAGCGGCTGCGGCGCGGTCGAGGCGGCGACGAAGGTCGTCACCAAGGGCGCCACCTATCCCGGATCCATCGGGCAGATGGTGGAACCGATCGTACCGGCGGTGCGCAAGGCGCAGGGCATGAAGGGCGACCTCATGGCCAATGCGGTGCGCACCAATGTCGAGCTGGTGCTCGAGCAGATCGCCGCTGCCAGCCCACTGGTGGCGCAGGCCCGCGATGCGGGCAAGGTGCGGTTGGCCGGCGCGGTCTACGACCTCGCCAGCGGCAAGGTGGCCTTCCTCGACTGA
- a CDS encoding lysozyme inhibitor LprI family protein — MKRTALLAAALAGIGLSAPAHAASFDCGKAQAADERAVCADPALSALDSEMGGLWFAYGRLPMLMGANGNRHDEARAFLTSRAACGANATCLTALYQARIAALKQQITAYIKAMPPL; from the coding sequence GTGAAGCGGACGGCGCTGCTTGCCGCCGCGCTGGCCGGCATCGGCCTTTCCGCGCCGGCCCATGCCGCGAGCTTCGACTGCGGCAAGGCGCAGGCGGCGGACGAGCGGGCGGTCTGCGCCGACCCGGCGCTCTCCGCGCTCGACAGCGAGATGGGCGGGCTGTGGTTCGCCTATGGCCGCCTGCCAATGCTGATGGGCGCGAACGGCAACCGGCATGACGAGGCGCGCGCCTTCCTGACCTCGCGCGCGGCCTGCGGCGCCAATGCGACCTGCCTCACCGCGCTCTACCAGGCCCGCATCGCCGCGCTGAAGCAGCAGATCACCGCCTATATCAAGGCCATGCCGCCGCTGTGA
- the phaC gene encoding class I poly(R)-hydroxyalkanoic acid synthase, with protein sequence MMEEGGKAMAAYLRPREDGRIKDDVAEDIADVMKTIGNVAEYWLADPQRTVDAQSRLIGGYLSLWSSTLRRLSGKKARPVAEPTTRDGRFVDPEWSSNPFFDALKQAYLLTANWAEEMVEDAEIDAHTKHKAEFYVRQIASAVSPSNFVLTNPELLRTTLASNGENLVRGMKMLAEDIEAGGGDLKIRQTDASKFRVGENLASTPGKVVFQNELMQLIQYAPQTESVLATPVVIVPPWINKFYVLDLSPEKSFIRWAVKQGLTVFVVSWVNPGPELATKGFDAYMRDGVLKAFEVAKKASGAKEVHAVGYCVGGTMLAMTLAWLAASGKKAGVRSASFLTTQVDFTYAGDLKVFIDEEQVANLERKMLEAGVMQGRHMANAFNMLRSNDLIWPYVVNNYLKGQAPFPFDILYWNSDSTRLPAANHSFYLRNCYLDNRLAKGVLMLAGKLLDLKTIDLPVYSVATREDHIAPAPSVFLGVQLFGNPGRFVLAGSGHIAGVINPPERGKYQYWTGDAPTGKLEDWIARAEMHPGSWWPDWFSWIEELDGRRVPADTRIPGEGAYPALEDAPGSYVKVKS encoded by the coding sequence ATGATGGAAGAGGGCGGCAAGGCCATGGCCGCCTATCTGCGCCCGCGCGAGGACGGGCGAATCAAGGACGACGTCGCCGAGGACATCGCCGACGTGATGAAGACCATCGGCAACGTCGCCGAATACTGGCTCGCCGACCCGCAGCGCACCGTCGACGCGCAGTCGCGGCTGATCGGCGGCTATCTCTCGCTGTGGTCCTCGACCCTGCGCAGGCTCAGCGGCAAGAAGGCCCGCCCGGTGGCCGAGCCCACCACGCGCGACGGGCGCTTCGTCGACCCGGAATGGTCGAGCAACCCGTTCTTCGACGCGCTCAAGCAGGCCTATCTCCTCACCGCCAACTGGGCCGAGGAGATGGTCGAGGACGCCGAGATCGACGCCCACACCAAGCACAAGGCCGAGTTCTACGTCCGCCAGATCGCCAGCGCGGTCTCGCCTTCCAACTTCGTGCTGACCAACCCGGAATTGCTGCGCACCACGCTCGCCTCCAACGGCGAGAACCTCGTGCGCGGCATGAAGATGCTGGCGGAGGACATCGAGGCCGGCGGCGGCGATTTGAAGATCCGCCAGACCGACGCCTCGAAGTTCCGCGTCGGCGAGAACCTCGCCTCGACGCCCGGCAAGGTGGTCTTCCAGAACGAACTGATGCAGCTCATCCAGTACGCGCCGCAGACGGAAAGCGTGCTGGCGACGCCGGTGGTGATCGTCCCGCCCTGGATCAACAAGTTCTACGTGCTCGACCTCAGCCCGGAAAAGTCCTTCATCCGCTGGGCGGTAAAGCAGGGGCTGACGGTGTTCGTGGTCTCCTGGGTCAATCCCGGCCCCGAGCTCGCCACCAAGGGCTTCGACGCCTATATGCGCGACGGCGTGCTCAAGGCCTTCGAGGTCGCCAAGAAGGCGAGCGGCGCCAAGGAAGTACACGCGGTCGGCTATTGCGTCGGCGGCACCATGCTGGCGATGACGCTGGCGTGGCTCGCGGCCTCCGGCAAGAAGGCCGGCGTGCGCTCGGCCAGCTTCCTCACCACCCAGGTCGACTTCACCTATGCCGGCGACCTGAAAGTGTTCATCGACGAGGAGCAGGTCGCCAATCTCGAGCGCAAGATGCTGGAGGCGGGCGTGATGCAGGGCCGCCATATGGCGAACGCCTTCAACATGCTGCGCTCCAACGACCTGATCTGGCCCTATGTCGTCAACAACTACCTGAAGGGCCAGGCGCCCTTCCCGTTCGACATCCTCTACTGGAACTCGGATTCGACGCGGCTGCCGGCGGCCAACCACTCCTTCTATCTGCGCAATTGCTACCTCGACAACCGGCTGGCCAAGGGCGTGCTGATGCTCGCCGGCAAGCTCCTGGACCTCAAGACCATCGACCTGCCGGTCTACAGCGTGGCGACGCGCGAGGACCACATCGCCCCGGCGCCGTCCGTCTTCCTCGGCGTGCAGCTGTTCGGCAATCCCGGACGCTTCGTGCTCGCCGGCTCCGGCCATATCGCCGGCGTCATCAACCCGCCCGAGCGCGGCAAGTACCAGTACTGGACCGGCGACGCCCCCACGGGGAAGCTGGAGGACTGGATCGCGCGGGCTGAGATGCATCCCGGCTCCTGGTGGCCGGACTGGTTCTCATGGATCGAGGAACTGGACGGCCGCCGCGTGCCCGCCGACACCCGCATTCCCGGCGAGGGGGCCTATCCGGCGCTGGAGGACGCGCCGGGCAGCTATGTGAAGGTGAAGTCGTGA
- a CDS encoding LL-diaminopimelate aminotransferase: MTDFHRIRRLPPYVFEQVNRVKATARNAGADIVDLGMGNPDLDAPAHVIEKLKETIGKPRTDRYSASKGIPGLRRAQAAYYERRFGVKVNPDTQVVATLGSKEGFANMAQAITAPGDVILVPNPSYPIHAFGFLMAGAAIRSVPCEPGPEFFHALERAVAHSIPSPLALVLCYPSNPTAQVADLDFYRDVVAFAKKHDLIVLSDLAYSEVYFDGDPPPSVLQVPGAVDVTVEFTSMSKTFSMAGWRMGFAVGNERLIAALARVKSYLDYGAYTPIQVAATAALNGPQECIAEMRGVYRKRRDALVESFGKAGWEIPSPSASMFAWAPIPEKFRSLGSLEFSKLLIEKADVAVAPGVGFGEHGDEYVRIALVENEQRIRQAARNIRRFLETGAETLHNVVPLAAAR; this comes from the coding sequence ATGACCGATTTCCATCGCATTCGCCGGCTGCCGCCCTACGTGTTCGAGCAGGTCAATCGCGTGAAGGCCACCGCTCGCAACGCCGGCGCCGACATCGTGGACCTCGGCATGGGCAATCCGGACCTCGACGCCCCGGCGCATGTGATCGAAAAGCTCAAAGAGACCATCGGCAAGCCGCGCACCGACCGCTATTCGGCCTCCAAGGGCATTCCCGGCCTGCGCCGCGCCCAGGCGGCCTATTACGAGCGCCGCTTCGGGGTGAAGGTGAACCCCGACACCCAGGTCGTCGCCACGCTCGGCTCCAAGGAAGGCTTCGCCAACATGGCGCAGGCGATCACCGCCCCGGGCGACGTGATCCTGGTGCCGAATCCGTCCTACCCGATCCACGCCTTCGGCTTCCTGATGGCCGGGGCGGCGATCCGCTCCGTGCCCTGCGAGCCGGGGCCGGAGTTCTTCCACGCGCTGGAGCGCGCGGTGGCGCATTCGATTCCCTCGCCGCTGGCGCTGGTGCTCTGCTATCCGTCGAACCCGACCGCGCAGGTGGCGGACCTCGATTTCTACCGCGACGTCGTCGCCTTCGCGAAGAAGCACGACCTGATCGTGCTGTCCGACCTCGCCTATTCCGAGGTCTATTTCGACGGCGATCCGCCGCCTTCCGTGCTGCAGGTGCCGGGCGCGGTGGACGTGACGGTGGAGTTCACCTCCATGTCCAAGACCTTCTCCATGGCCGGCTGGCGCATGGGCTTCGCGGTGGGCAATGAGCGCCTCATCGCGGCGCTGGCGCGGGTGAAGTCCTATCTCGACTACGGCGCCTACACGCCGATCCAGGTGGCGGCGACCGCGGCGCTGAACGGCCCGCAGGAGTGCATCGCCGAGATGCGCGGCGTCTACAGGAAGCGCCGCGACGCGCTGGTCGAGAGCTTCGGCAAGGCCGGCTGGGAGATTCCCTCGCCGAGCGCCTCCATGTTCGCCTGGGCGCCGATCCCCGAGAAGTTCCGGAGCCTCGGCAGCCTCGAATTCTCCAAGCTGCTGATCGAGAAGGCCGACGTCGCCGTGGCCCCCGGCGTCGGCTTCGGCGAGCATGGCGACGAATATGTGCGCATCGCCCTGGTGGAGAACGAGCAGCGCATCCGCCAGGCGGCCCGCAATATCCGCCGCTTCCTTGAAACGGGCGCCGAAACATTGCACAACGTCGTCCCTCTCGCCGCGGCACGCTGA